From the genome of Geobacter sp. SVR, one region includes:
- a CDS encoding DegT/DnrJ/EryC1/StrS aminotransferase family protein: protein MQIRIGKTQPPAAAPLGLTDIVGGIRGLFEGGQAVSRFEEQLRTAYRTRYCFAVSSGKAALVLILRALKELFPGRDQVLIPAYTCYSVPAAIARAGLQAVPCDLARGSLDYDFDRLAEHLAGQPPLCVIATHLFGVPADVERIRNVAARRQVPVVEDAAQAMGAQWNGRKLGTVGDVGLFSMGRGKAFSTVEGGVILTDNERIGTALSNIMVSITGYDTGDCLKLIAHAIALSLLVHPWLYWLPKSLPFLKLGTTDYDPSFPIRRLSPFQAGLACRWPGRIELFRRLRRENASAIVSRGFALPGGLEALPDLIRFPLLMPDRGSKERLLEYSERRGLGISAGYPDTVVGIADMGGPPLAGDFPAAQDIAGRIVSLPVHPFVRQQDIDAVAQLIKDQGGRH, encoded by the coding sequence ATGCAGATCCGCATCGGCAAAACCCAGCCTCCGGCTGCGGCTCCTCTGGGGTTGACCGACATTGTCGGGGGAATCAGGGGGCTGTTCGAGGGGGGGCAGGCGGTATCCCGTTTCGAGGAGCAGCTCAGAACGGCATACCGGACACGGTACTGCTTTGCCGTTTCATCAGGAAAAGCCGCCCTGGTCCTGATACTGAGGGCGTTGAAGGAACTGTTTCCCGGGCGGGATCAGGTGCTGATACCGGCCTATACCTGCTATTCCGTGCCGGCCGCCATTGCCCGGGCCGGTTTGCAGGCTGTGCCGTGCGACCTGGCCCGCGGCTCGCTGGATTACGACTTCGACAGGCTGGCTGAGCATCTGGCGGGCCAGCCCCCCTTGTGCGTGATTGCGACCCATCTGTTCGGTGTTCCGGCCGACGTGGAGCGCATCAGAAACGTGGCGGCCAGGCGGCAGGTTCCGGTTGTCGAGGATGCGGCCCAGGCCATGGGCGCACAGTGGAACGGCAGAAAACTGGGCACAGTGGGTGATGTGGGGCTGTTCAGCATGGGCAGGGGCAAGGCTTTTTCGACCGTGGAGGGGGGAGTCATCCTCACCGATAATGAGCGGATCGGCACCGCCCTTTCGAATATCATGGTCAGTATTACCGGATATGACACCGGCGACTGTCTCAAATTGATCGCCCATGCCATTGCATTGTCCCTGCTCGTTCATCCCTGGCTGTACTGGTTACCGAAATCACTCCCCTTTTTGAAACTGGGAACCACCGACTACGACCCGTCCTTTCCGATCAGGCGCCTCTCTCCTTTTCAGGCCGGGCTGGCATGCCGCTGGCCGGGGAGGATCGAGCTGTTCCGGCGGCTTCGGCGCGAAAACGCCAGTGCGATCGTCAGCCGCGGATTTGCCCTGCCAGGCGGCCTCGAAGCGCTGCCAGACCTGATCCGCTTTCCCCTGTTGATGCCCGACAGGGGGAGCAAGGAGCGGCTCCTCGAATACAGCGAGCGCAGGGGACTTGGCATATCGGCCGGGTACCCGGACACGGTGGTGGGCATAGCCGACATGGGGGGACCCCCGCTGGCTGGCGACTTCCCCGCAGCGCAGGACATTGCCGGCCGGATCGTATCGCTGCCGGTGCATCCCTTTGTCAGGCAGCAGGACATCGACGCCGTCGCGCAGTTGATCAAGGACCAGGGAGGCCGGCACTGA
- a CDS encoding glycosyltransferase family A protein yields the protein MISISAVIPTYNGIAYLTEALRSALAQTYELLEIIVVDDGSQEDIEKIVSPFYPKVRYVRQQNAGPAAARNRGVSLAQGEVIAFLDDDDVWHPTKTAEQVKVLEAYPDCALVYSLPELIDETGRKTSPYQLPSEHPSGSVYLDFVKRNRISTPSVTLIRREVFEKAGYFDENREYFCGEDYDLWLRIARHYEIRFCPGILVSYRVRTSGISHNTDNALKGDLYTLDKLISRHRRHPKVSDREFYPAFDCNLYHTFRRFAYWYYFSYENRDMARKLMLAAFNRSAYYTDPKDRAAQRNPAVAFALRRPYYFKDVLYLMVFFMPGAAFQLLRNAKRRLAALLSGVGGRSADNA from the coding sequence ATGATCAGCATATCCGCCGTGATACCGACCTACAACGGAATCGCCTATCTTACCGAAGCGCTGCGATCGGCGCTGGCACAAACGTACGAGCTGCTGGAAATCATCGTGGTCGATGACGGCTCCCAGGAAGATATCGAGAAGATTGTATCCCCTTTCTACCCGAAGGTCAGGTACGTCCGCCAGCAGAATGCCGGGCCCGCTGCGGCGCGCAATCGCGGCGTTTCTCTCGCCCAAGGGGAGGTGATAGCCTTTCTGGACGATGACGACGTATGGCATCCGACCAAGACGGCCGAGCAGGTGAAGGTGCTGGAGGCGTATCCGGACTGCGCCCTGGTCTATTCATTACCCGAACTGATCGATGAAACTGGCAGGAAGACCTCACCGTACCAGCTCCCCTCCGAGCACCCCAGCGGATCGGTGTACCTCGATTTCGTGAAGAGAAACAGGATCTCGACACCCTCCGTTACCCTTATACGCAGGGAGGTTTTTGAAAAGGCGGGCTACTTCGACGAGAACAGGGAGTATTTCTGTGGTGAGGATTACGATCTCTGGCTGCGCATCGCGAGGCACTACGAGATCAGATTCTGCCCCGGCATTCTGGTGTCGTACCGCGTCCGGACCTCGGGCATATCGCACAATACCGACAATGCCCTGAAAGGCGACCTGTACACGCTCGACAAGCTGATCTCCCGGCACCGGCGCCATCCCAAGGTTTCGGACCGCGAGTTCTATCCCGCCTTTGACTGCAACCTGTATCACACCTTCCGGCGGTTCGCCTATTGGTACTATTTCAGCTACGAAAACAGGGATATGGCCCGGAAGTTGATGCTGGCGGCATTTAACCGGTCCGCCTACTACACCGATCCGAAAGACCGGGCCGCCCAAAGGAACCCGGCCGTGGCGTTTGCCCTGCGCCGCCCCTACTATTTCAAGGATGTTCTGTATCTGATGGTGTTTTTCATGCCGGGAGCGGCCTTTCAACTGCTCAGGAACGCAAAACGCAGGCTGGCCGCTCTTTTGAGCGGTGTCGGCGGTAGGAGCGCGGACAATGCCTGA
- a CDS encoding glycosyltransferase — translation MEPTVTFIVPCYNLAHLLAECVDSILLQTYPSFEVLIMDDCSPDATPKVAAGFSDPRVRHIRNQTNLGNIANFNKGIHLARGKYIWLISADDRIRSPFVLERYVELLEGHPEVGFVCCPVIKLEDGVEKELLQYSVLASHDIVFEGKQLLKRLLHWNPIAAPAAMARKECYTGVSLFPSDLPYAGDWFMWCAFALHYDVGYFAEPMVNYRHHSLSLTNIFKERDLDLLFYNDLAVLSRISSMARQMGNNDIVAQCGQVLLAKCMHRFWGKEGKFHEVKCSEIEEVLNHEELNPYDRERLGIRIYVELADHCYTAFYTREARGFYLNALRKKWLLPEVWLKFAFLCLGSIGRKMRALMSGIRSNVRHTKVAAIK, via the coding sequence ATGGAACCAACGGTCACCTTCATCGTCCCCTGTTACAACCTGGCACATCTGTTGGCGGAGTGCGTCGATTCCATCCTGTTGCAGACGTACCCCTCCTTTGAGGTGCTGATAATGGACGACTGTTCGCCCGATGCCACGCCAAAGGTGGCGGCCGGCTTCAGCGATCCGCGGGTCAGGCATATCCGCAACCAGACCAATCTCGGGAACATCGCCAATTTCAACAAAGGCATTCATCTGGCCCGCGGAAAATACATCTGGCTCATCTCGGCTGATGACCGCATTCGCAGCCCCTTTGTGCTTGAACGGTATGTAGAGCTGCTGGAAGGGCATCCCGAAGTCGGCTTTGTCTGCTGCCCGGTGATAAAACTCGAGGATGGAGTGGAAAAAGAGCTGCTGCAGTATTCCGTGCTGGCGTCGCACGATATCGTGTTCGAAGGGAAGCAGCTCCTGAAGAGGCTCCTGCACTGGAATCCCATTGCGGCGCCGGCGGCCATGGCGCGCAAGGAGTGCTATACCGGGGTCAGCCTGTTTCCGTCGGATCTGCCGTACGCGGGGGACTGGTTCATGTGGTGCGCCTTTGCCCTGCATTACGATGTGGGCTATTTCGCGGAACCGATGGTGAACTACCGGCATCACAGCCTGTCGTTGACCAACATATTCAAGGAACGGGATCTGGATTTGCTGTTTTACAACGACCTTGCCGTGCTTTCCCGCATCAGCTCGATGGCGCGGCAGATGGGGAACAACGATATCGTCGCACAGTGCGGCCAGGTTCTGCTGGCGAAGTGCATGCACCGCTTCTGGGGCAAGGAAGGAAAGTTCCATGAGGTGAAATGCTCGGAAATAGAAGAGGTGCTGAACCATGAGGAACTGAACCCTTATGACAGGGAAAGGCTGGGCATCAGGATCTATGTGGAGTTGGCCGATCATTGCTACACGGCCTTCTATACCCGCGAAGCGCGCGGGTTCTACCTGAACGCCCTCAGGAAAAAATGGTTATTGCCCGAGGTCTGGCTGAAGTTCGCCTTTCTGTGCCTCGGCAGTATCGGCAGGAAGATGAGAGCACTCATGTCCGGTATTCGCAGCAATGTCCGGCATACAAAGGTGGCTGCGATAAAGTGA
- a CDS encoding glycosyltransferase family 2 protein, producing MGHIHSVSVVICTRNRAGSLRAGLAELRKMDIAPDVFLEVIVVDNGSTDDSEEVVEDFGRSSPFPVRYVYQRKKGLGYARNAGIEFSVGEIVAFTDDDCFVDPEWLHGIVNEFAADPDLHGIGGRVELYNPRDKPITIMTSRERRVFLHAGQIFSFIHGCNMAFRRAVFRKIGMFDGRFGAGTRIASAEDSDFIYRVHRGGMKLVYCPEVCVYHNHGRRLDAEIDRLLKGYLIGRGAFYCKHVLCRDRDILKITYWEVLAMIKTAGRNLGGGEAGRRATAHLWGLFVGALFFVISMPVGAVPFAAHPRGSR from the coding sequence ATGGGACACATACATTCGGTATCGGTAGTGATCTGTACGCGGAACAGGGCCGGCAGTCTCAGGGCCGGTCTGGCCGAACTCCGGAAAATGGACATTGCCCCTGACGTTTTTCTGGAAGTGATTGTCGTGGATAACGGTTCGACCGACGACTCCGAGGAGGTTGTCGAAGATTTCGGCAGATCGTCCCCCTTTCCGGTCCGTTATGTGTATCAGCGCAAAAAGGGGCTCGGATATGCCAGAAACGCCGGCATCGAGTTCTCGGTCGGCGAGATCGTGGCCTTCACCGACGACGACTGCTTCGTGGACCCGGAATGGCTGCACGGCATCGTGAACGAGTTTGCTGCGGACCCTGACCTTCATGGGATAGGGGGGCGTGTGGAACTGTACAACCCCCGCGACAAGCCGATCACCATCATGACCTCCCGGGAGCGGCGCGTGTTTTTACACGCCGGGCAGATCTTCTCCTTTATCCATGGCTGCAACATGGCCTTCCGCCGTGCGGTTTTTCGAAAGATCGGCATGTTTGACGGCAGATTCGGGGCCGGCACCCGGATAGCGTCCGCCGAAGATTCGGACTTCATCTACCGCGTTCACAGGGGGGGAATGAAGCTGGTCTACTGCCCGGAAGTGTGCGTCTACCACAATCACGGCCGGCGACTGGACGCGGAGATCGACCGTCTGCTCAAAGGGTATCTCATCGGCCGGGGAGCGTTTTACTGCAAACATGTCCTCTGCCGCGACAGGGACATCCTGAAAATCACCTATTGGGAAGTGCTGGCCATGATAAAGACGGCCGGCAGGAACCTGGGGGGCGGTGAGGCGGGGCGGCGAGCAACGGCCCACCTGTGGGGGCTGTTTGTGGGCGCCCTCTTTTTTGTGATCAGCATGCCGGTTGGGGCCGTGCCGTTCGCTGCACATCCCCGCGGTTCCCGATGA
- a CDS encoding glycosyltransferase, with translation MKILFVTSTCPENIQVCTHGIFQRMRMFLEALSMFADLEILFYASQSTDISPEAAGRMERALAEHWGCTASVNLAHRSPHYTVDLPSRFPFGDYIREWWFLHPFFYWLSGPEQLLAFDRCLERKPDAIFVHRLNSFYPVLANRKVEQPVFFDLDDIEHKSFARGLMQAPSRRSKPLQYLKALSLMWLERRAAARSQRTFVCSETDRKYLTTRLRASGVIAIPNAIEIPVGVELQPAATFLFIGTYLYQPNAQAADHLVCDIWPLIRDRIPAAKLIIAGAHPEKIRSFHGRHAGVEFRGFVDDLDALYREVRVVCCPIRAGSGTRIKIIEAAAYGKAVVSTSIGAEGLDFLDGRELLIRDDPDGFARACIDLVADSSHCNQIGRAAREKCSALYGKCNTIRRIKHEILDTCLLGMIPVAANPIINS, from the coding sequence ATGAAAATCCTCTTTGTCACCTCGACCTGTCCCGAAAATATCCAGGTGTGCACCCATGGCATTTTCCAGCGCATGCGGATGTTCCTGGAGGCGCTTTCCATGTTTGCTGACCTGGAGATCCTTTTCTATGCCAGCCAGTCGACGGATATTTCACCCGAGGCGGCCGGCCGCATGGAGCGGGCCCTGGCCGAGCATTGGGGATGCACGGCCAGCGTCAATCTGGCGCACCGCTCACCGCACTATACGGTCGATCTCCCCTCCCGTTTTCCTTTCGGCGATTACATTAGGGAATGGTGGTTTCTGCACCCGTTTTTCTACTGGCTCTCAGGTCCGGAACAGCTGCTGGCCTTCGACAGATGCCTGGAGCGCAAACCGGACGCCATATTCGTCCATCGGCTTAATTCGTTCTATCCGGTACTGGCGAACCGGAAGGTCGAACAGCCCGTCTTTTTCGACTTGGACGATATCGAGCACAAGTCTTTCGCACGCGGCCTGATGCAGGCCCCCTCCCGGCGCTCCAAGCCTTTGCAGTACTTGAAGGCCCTTTCCCTAATGTGGCTGGAGCGTCGTGCGGCGGCCCGGTCGCAAAGAACATTCGTCTGCTCTGAAACCGACCGGAAATACCTGACGACACGGCTGCGGGCCTCCGGGGTGATCGCCATCCCCAATGCCATCGAAATTCCGGTGGGAGTGGAGCTCCAGCCGGCAGCGACCTTTCTCTTCATCGGCACGTATCTGTACCAGCCCAATGCGCAGGCCGCCGATCATCTTGTATGCGATATCTGGCCCCTCATCCGGGACAGGATCCCGGCAGCGAAGCTGATCATTGCCGGGGCGCACCCGGAGAAGATCAGATCCTTCCATGGCCGGCATGCCGGGGTGGAGTTCCGCGGGTTCGTGGATGACCTGGATGCACTGTACCGCGAGGTCAGGGTGGTGTGCTGCCCGATCCGGGCAGGGAGCGGGACCAGGATCAAGATCATCGAGGCTGCCGCCTACGGTAAAGCGGTGGTTTCCACCTCCATCGGCGCCGAGGGTCTGGATTTTCTGGATGGCCGCGAGTTGTTGATCAGGGACGACCCTGACGGTTTTGCCCGGGCATGCATCGATCTGGTTGCCGACAGCTCCCATTGCAACCAAATCGGCCGTGCCGCGCGTGAGAAATGCTCCGCGTTGTACGGCAAGTGCAACACCATCAGAAGGATCAAACACGAGATCCTGGATACCTGTCTGCTCGGCATGATCCCTGTTGCGGCGAATCCGATCATCAACAGTTGA
- a CDS encoding exosortase/archaeosortase family protein encodes MQKRDAVKLGVLLALWGGAFAPLYPELVQEWLENSDNSHAFLVPFIALFFIRQKKEILQTVPIASSAWGGILFAAGLLIYVVSWAGGLAFPARVAMVACLFGMLWFCLGSGYLRQLVFPLSFLFFMIPVPYSLISLVSVRLQLMATHISAALISRCSIPVYQEGNMLYFVQTQLEVAEACSGIRSIVSLTMIALVLCSFSRRGWLRKASLIAAAIPIAIVANIVRVTGTGILAHFFGDTVARGFLHQFSGMVVFGFGLALLCALFFMVNSERVRHGS; translated from the coding sequence ATGCAGAAAAGGGATGCGGTAAAACTGGGGGTACTGCTGGCATTGTGGGGAGGAGCCTTCGCACCGTTGTATCCGGAGCTGGTGCAGGAGTGGCTGGAAAATTCCGATAACTCCCATGCCTTTCTCGTGCCGTTCATCGCCCTGTTCTTCATCCGGCAGAAGAAAGAGATCCTGCAGACAGTCCCCATCGCCAGTTCCGCCTGGGGTGGAATCCTGTTCGCCGCCGGTCTGCTGATCTATGTGGTCAGTTGGGCGGGGGGGCTGGCATTTCCTGCCCGGGTGGCCATGGTGGCATGCCTGTTCGGCATGCTCTGGTTCTGTCTGGGGAGCGGATACCTGCGCCAGCTCGTTTTTCCGCTCAGCTTCCTGTTCTTCATGATCCCGGTGCCGTACTCCCTGATCAGTCTCGTTTCGGTGCGCCTGCAGCTGATGGCCACCCACATCTCGGCGGCCCTGATCAGCAGGTGTTCGATTCCGGTATATCAGGAAGGCAACATGCTGTATTTCGTCCAGACCCAGCTGGAAGTGGCCGAAGCCTGCAGCGGCATCCGCTCCATCGTCTCCCTGACGATGATCGCCCTGGTTCTCTGCAGCTTCTCCCGCCGGGGATGGTTGAGAAAGGCGTCGCTGATCGCGGCCGCAATACCGATCGCCATTGTCGCAAACATCGTGCGGGTGACAGGAACCGGAATACTGGCGCATTTTTTCGGCGATACCGTTGCGCGGGGGTTTCTGCATCAATTCTCGGGAATGGTCGTGTTCGGCTTTGGCCTGGCCCTGTTGTGCGCGCTGTTTTTCATGGTGAACAGCGAAAGGGTACGCCATGGAAGCTAG
- a CDS encoding FemAB family XrtA/PEP-CTERM system-associated protein has translation MPEGETGSVDVQLFEGTNGAVWDAFVASHPKGSNYHRYGWRQVIERSFGHRTFYLAVRDRNGAIRGLLPLAYMQSRLFGRFLVSLPFFNYGGVLCNDQETAALLLEKSAAIRRDLCARHAELRHLGTGLEGLETRQHKVTMLLDLRNNEEEQWRAFDPKVRNQVRKSEKCGLTTRQGHLDLLDGFYEVFSRNMRDLGTPVYGKNFFHNILEAFPRSTRILSVMKGETTVASALLTWFKGNLEVPWASSISDYREMCPNNLMYWEAIRFAIGTGATTFDFGRSTPGEGTFRFKKQWGARPVELHWQYLLEEGVPLPELNPANPKFRLAIRVWQQLPLAVTRMLGPAIVRNIP, from the coding sequence ATGCCTGAAGGGGAGACGGGAAGCGTGGATGTTCAACTGTTCGAGGGAACTAACGGAGCCGTATGGGATGCCTTTGTTGCCTCCCATCCAAAGGGCAGCAACTATCACCGCTACGGATGGCGGCAGGTTATCGAGCGGAGCTTTGGCCACCGGACCTTTTACCTGGCCGTCCGTGACCGCAACGGTGCCATCCGGGGGCTGCTGCCGCTGGCATACATGCAGAGCCGCCTGTTCGGGCGGTTCCTGGTGTCGCTCCCCTTTTTCAATTATGGCGGCGTTCTCTGCAACGATCAGGAAACGGCAGCCCTGCTGCTGGAAAAATCGGCCGCGATCCGCAGGGATCTATGCGCACGGCATGCGGAGCTGCGACATCTCGGTACCGGCCTGGAAGGGCTGGAAACCCGCCAGCACAAGGTGACCATGCTGCTCGATCTCAGGAACAACGAGGAGGAGCAGTGGCGGGCATTCGACCCCAAGGTGCGCAACCAGGTGCGCAAGTCGGAGAAATGCGGCCTGACGACGCGCCAGGGACATCTCGATCTCCTGGACGGCTTTTACGAGGTGTTCAGCAGGAACATGCGGGATCTCGGCACGCCGGTGTACGGCAAAAACTTCTTCCACAACATCCTCGAGGCCTTTCCCCGTTCGACCCGGATTCTGTCGGTCATGAAAGGGGAAACGACCGTGGCCTCGGCCCTGCTGACCTGGTTCAAGGGTAACCTCGAGGTGCCCTGGGCCTCCTCGATCAGCGATTATCGGGAGATGTGCCCCAACAATCTGATGTACTGGGAGGCGATCAGGTTCGCCATCGGTACCGGGGCGACCACCTTCGATTTCGGCCGTTCAACGCCGGGGGAGGGCACCTTCCGCTTCAAAAAGCAATGGGGGGCACGACCGGTCGAGCTCCATTGGCAATATCTGCTGGAGGAGGGGGTGCCGTTGCCTGAGCTGAATCCGGCGAATCCGAAATTCCGGCTCGCCATCAGGGTCTGGCAGCAACTGCCGCTGGCAGTCACTCGCATGCTGGGACCCGCCATCGTCAGGAACATTCCCTGA